One window from the genome of Candidatus Saganbacteria bacterium encodes:
- a CDS encoding ATP-dependent Clp protease ATP-binding subunit encodes MLDGLHSEFRRVTGQPRIFSGRHAIWNHVISQANPGGGSTDRPNFLKNLRATIADIPYTSAIEREPELAKIVNILGRPDKNSVVLVGPPGVGKSSLMYELARRITRGDFPQFANRELLLLDIPALTTGLGPIEEKIIKLKAYLSSSPNKAIIFVDEIQRLFTLQGVAGRVLDSLKEDLATDRLTLFGTTTKKDFLKSTQADSALQRRTNIVDVEEMSEGSSIVALSSICPSFEKDFSAKAEKQVIIPEALFALAVKLAAEYLKNKAFPDKALDVIKQACSMRVMALQNAKGELLALQNKIRVEVNMALRVLRDQDDKGIVGSKKSLVDLCAQYAALQSKIKELAAKKEIKISKDDIYASISELAKVPAAKLKEDEASKLQRLEQLLGERVIGQDEAKSRIASTVRQSRILRRPGKPQGVFFFAGPTGCGKTEIAKALAEALGGDEKGLVRIDMAEYAEPHSVARLIGSPPGYVGYDEGGQLTKAIADRPNSIILLDEFEKSNPAVWQVFLNIFDDGRLTDGKGKTTDFSSTIIIMTSNLAALHIREATRDLEPEEKRKSAHRIFEAALREAFSPEFIARINDILFFDALNPDQLRQVFDIQIKKLSAQISDKGYEIQVDDSAKDLIIEKGYSDEFGARPLSNTLNRLLINPMVNLIIAETFPERSVISATRNGDELAFEKTGDIPRPTFDIPNIGGHVGLLVLRLLSFVDLQAGQSKTQVPQDEIDGVLMPNDEKIMEALNKVVAEGLLPTGRETLRMQDPKKKDPAVAAWAEKVSQLSNTAGYNFKVQETVSDFIFFMSSHARTASLESGTDLLPVLTWNFNGEALTLSFTMPIIPQKSKLREKIEKNFVKAEPASKDEAQTIFESLGELGDSTFLELKRKAKEANVQVGMDDSNGSTVMYLRVKLFADTKNPSPPEPSPAAAYLYAPHPLYANLRNDAHLTDAEEISLVEHINKDPSRAWYLNDLVKIIDSDEIGFSIKIYAAAIFAALIGAKDAVPQIKKLLRMFPIDGNFPRFIGRMVIAREARTEFGKAVIIAIFSMINEVPEMFKGALYACRDSKLFGLILNLFSDGADVFPTFAYDALEAAAENIISENEPLPLKRLILWAYAVPAKTARMELIKKRIKDKLDYNFLTLDTLKELAASQGYWKGDNAPINLMPFVINGTKITGDNLLAEPKRSSIRKKLSDPISDFRRYIQLFSYIIDARGTLHFAYTLNDIERAFSYIETLAKEIENEIDKRDCERETQALLDKMVDHLKIASEIPAETYINLFNILLDVKIKLLGPERAGKKFADLMAMLKAIQYKPSLITEVGNELMDSLRFRRDLAVRQAKQ; translated from the coding sequence TTGTTAGACGGTTTGCATTCTGAATTTAGAAGAGTAACAGGGCAACCTCGAATATTTTCGGGGAGGCACGCAATTTGGAACCATGTAATAAGCCAGGCCAATCCCGGAGGAGGATCAACCGACCGCCCAAATTTTTTAAAAAACCTGCGCGCAACAATTGCGGATATCCCATACACTTCGGCAATAGAACGCGAACCTGAACTAGCAAAGATCGTCAATATCCTCGGGCGACCGGACAAGAACAGCGTTGTCCTTGTGGGGCCGCCAGGGGTTGGAAAATCATCGCTCATGTACGAACTGGCAAGGCGGATCACAAGGGGAGATTTCCCCCAATTTGCCAACCGCGAACTTCTTTTATTGGATATACCGGCGCTGACTACAGGACTAGGGCCGATCGAAGAAAAAATAATAAAGCTCAAAGCTTACCTTTCGTCTTCGCCGAATAAAGCGATAATTTTTGTCGATGAGATCCAGCGGTTATTCACCCTTCAAGGCGTCGCGGGAAGAGTATTGGATTCCTTAAAAGAAGACCTGGCGACTGACCGACTGACATTGTTCGGCACAACGACAAAAAAGGATTTCTTGAAGTCTACCCAAGCGGATTCCGCCCTCCAGCGGCGCACAAATATTGTCGATGTCGAGGAAATGTCCGAAGGCTCATCTATTGTGGCGCTTTCAAGCATTTGCCCGTCATTTGAAAAAGACTTTTCCGCAAAAGCGGAAAAGCAAGTGATAATACCCGAAGCATTATTCGCCCTTGCCGTTAAACTGGCGGCTGAATATTTAAAGAACAAAGCTTTTCCCGACAAAGCGCTTGATGTAATAAAGCAGGCTTGTTCTATGCGGGTCATGGCCCTCCAAAACGCAAAAGGGGAACTTTTGGCGCTCCAAAACAAGATCAGGGTCGAAGTAAATATGGCATTAAGGGTTTTGAGGGACCAGGACGACAAAGGGATAGTAGGGTCAAAAAAGAGCTTGGTCGACCTTTGCGCGCAATACGCGGCGCTCCAGTCAAAAATAAAAGAGCTTGCCGCGAAAAAAGAGATAAAAATTTCAAAAGACGATATTTATGCTTCAATATCGGAACTCGCGAAAGTCCCCGCGGCAAAATTAAAGGAAGATGAAGCATCCAAGCTGCAAAGGTTGGAACAGCTTTTAGGCGAGAGGGTCATCGGCCAAGACGAGGCAAAATCAAGGATCGCTTCGACTGTCAGGCAAAGCAGGATTTTGCGCAGGCCGGGAAAGCCCCAAGGCGTTTTTTTTTTCGCGGGGCCGACAGGATGCGGAAAAACAGAGATCGCAAAAGCGCTTGCTGAAGCTCTTGGCGGGGACGAAAAAGGCCTTGTCAGGATAGATATGGCCGAATACGCTGAACCGCACAGCGTCGCACGGCTTATCGGATCCCCTCCAGGATATGTAGGCTATGATGAAGGAGGACAACTCACAAAAGCTATCGCCGACAGGCCTAACTCGATTATTTTGCTTGATGAATTCGAGAAATCAAACCCCGCCGTTTGGCAGGTTTTTTTAAATATCTTCGACGACGGGAGATTGACCGACGGCAAAGGAAAAACTACCGATTTTTCCAGTACTATCATTATTATGACCTCAAACCTTGCAGCCCTGCATATACGCGAAGCTACAAGGGATCTCGAGCCAGAAGAAAAAAGAAAGAGCGCGCACAGGATATTTGAAGCCGCCTTGCGCGAAGCATTCTCCCCGGAATTTATTGCGCGCATAAACGATATACTTTTCTTTGACGCCCTAAATCCGGACCAACTTCGCCAAGTCTTTGATATACAAATAAAGAAACTTTCCGCGCAGATAAGCGACAAGGGCTACGAGATCCAAGTTGATGATTCCGCAAAAGACCTTATAATTGAAAAAGGATACAGCGACGAATTCGGCGCGAGGCCGCTATCAAATACTTTAAATAGATTGCTGATCAACCCTATGGTAAATTTGATCATAGCGGAAACATTTCCGGAAAGGTCCGTAATTTCCGCCACAAGGAATGGGGACGAACTGGCCTTTGAGAAAACAGGCGATATCCCCCGCCCTACCTTTGATATCCCGAATATTGGAGGGCATGTCGGCTTGCTTGTTCTCCGCTTATTGTCTTTTGTAGACTTGCAGGCTGGACAAAGCAAAACACAAGTCCCGCAAGATGAGATTGACGGGGTACTTATGCCAAACGACGAAAAGATCATGGAGGCTTTGAATAAGGTCGTTGCGGAAGGGCTTTTGCCTACGGGAAGAGAAACATTAAGGATGCAGGACCCCAAAAAAAAGGACCCTGCAGTTGCGGCATGGGCGGAAAAAGTTTCACAATTGTCCAACACTGCGGGATATAATTTTAAAGTCCAGGAGACCGTGTCTGATTTTATATTTTTTATGAGCTCGCATGCCAGGACAGCATCCTTGGAATCGGGCACCGATTTGCTGCCGGTATTAACTTGGAATTTTAACGGGGAGGCTTTGACGCTCTCGTTTACCATGCCGATCATCCCCCAAAAATCGAAACTCCGTGAAAAGATCGAAAAGAATTTCGTAAAAGCCGAACCTGCAAGTAAAGATGAAGCCCAAACTATATTTGAAAGCTTGGGAGAGCTTGGCGATTCCACCTTTCTTGAGTTAAAAAGAAAAGCAAAAGAGGCGAATGTACAGGTCGGAATGGACGATTCGAACGGATCGACAGTGATGTACCTGCGCGTTAAGCTTTTTGCCGATACAAAAAATCCATCTCCTCCAGAACCGTCGCCGGCAGCCGCATATCTCTACGCCCCGCATCCGCTCTATGCCAATTTACGCAATGACGCCCATTTGACCGATGCTGAAGAAATATCATTGGTCGAACATATCAATAAAGACCCGTCAAGGGCCTGGTATCTGAATGATCTTGTGAAGATCATCGATTCAGATGAGATCGGGTTTTCAATAAAAATCTATGCCGCCGCAATATTTGCCGCACTTATAGGCGCCAAGGATGCGGTCCCGCAGATAAAAAAATTACTTAGAATGTTCCCGATCGACGGGAATTTCCCAAGATTCATCGGTAGAATGGTCATAGCCCGTGAAGCAAGGACCGAATTCGGAAAGGCGGTAATTATAGCCATTTTTTCAATGATAAATGAAGTTCCGGAAATGTTCAAAGGCGCGCTTTATGCCTGCCGCGACTCCAAGCTTTTCGGGCTCATCTTGAATTTATTCTCGGATGGGGCCGATGTATTCCCGACTTTTGCGTATGACGCGCTTGAGGCTGCAGCGGAAAATATTATATCCGAAAATGAGCCGCTTCCGCTAAAAAGGCTTATCCTATGGGCTTATGCGGTGCCCGCAAAAACCGCCAGGATGGAACTTATAAAAAAAAGGATCAAAGATAAGCTGGATTATAATTTCTTGACATTGGATACACTTAAAGAACTTGCGGCATCGCAGGGATATTGGAAAGGAGACAATGCTCCAATAAATCTAATGCCATTTGTGATAAATGGGACGAAAATCACCGGAGACAATTTGCTTGCGGAGCCGAAAAGGAGCAGTATCCGGAAAAAGTTATCCGATCCTATTTCGGATTTCCGCAGATATATCCAATTATTCAGCTATATAATCGATGCGAGAGGGACTTTACATTTCGCCTATACATTAAACGACATTGAAAGAGCTTTCTCTTATATTGAAACCCTGGCTAAAGAAATAGAAAATGAAATCGACAAAAGAGATTGCGAGAGAGAAACACAAGCCCTCCTTGATAAGATGGTAGATCACCTTAAAATTGCGTCAGAAATACCCGCCGAAACATATATCAATCTTTTCAATATACTGCTCGATGTGAAGATCAAGCTTTTAGGGCCGGAACGTGCTGGAAAAAAATTTGCCGATCTTATGGCCATGTTAAAAGCGATCCAATACAAACCCTCTCTAATAACAGAAGTGGGAAATGAACTTATGGATTCATTAAGGTTTCGAAGGGATCTGGCAGTCAGGCAAGCGAAACAATAA
- the rimI gene encoding ribosomal protein S18-alanine N-acetyltransferase, which yields MIIVKAKKNDLESISEIENHSFSTPWPQDQLEECLDRTYIAQENGKTKGFICIDKAFDEVHILHMAVHNEHRRKGIGKKLIEYAMSFGGNKLFLEVRESNLQAIKLYESFGFKTISRRKKYYQDNDEGALIMELKKTN from the coding sequence ATGATAATTGTAAAAGCAAAAAAGAACGACCTTGAAAGCATATCCGAAATAGAGAACCATTCTTTTTCAACCCCGTGGCCGCAAGATCAGCTGGAAGAATGCCTAGATAGGACTTACATTGCGCAAGAAAATGGAAAGACCAAAGGCTTCATCTGCATAGATAAGGCATTTGATGAAGTCCATATCCTCCATATGGCGGTGCATAATGAGCACAGAAGAAAAGGCATCGGCAAAAAATTGATCGAATATGCCATGTCGTTTGGCGGCAATAAATTATTCTTGGAAGTCAGGGAAAGCAATTTGCAAGCGATCAAACTTTATGAAAGTTTTGGGTTCAAGACAATATCAAGGCGGAAAAAATACTACCAGGACAACGACGAAGGCGCCCTCATAATGGAATTAAAAAAAACAAACTGA
- a CDS encoding AtpZ/AtpI family protein: protein MKRTDLMQGASLGLELAVSVVLLAFVGYKVDEFLKTTPWGIFVGVVLGSIVGMWNIYKEANNIK from the coding sequence GTGAAAAGAACCGATCTTATGCAAGGTGCCTCACTTGGCCTTGAGCTTGCGGTTTCTGTGGTCCTTCTGGCCTTTGTAGGCTACAAGGTTGATGAGTTCTTAAAAACAACCCCCTGGGGAATATTTGTAGGGGTAGTACTGGGCTCAATTGTCGGAATGTGGAATATTTATAAGGAAGCAAACAATATAAAATGA
- the atpB gene encoding F0F1 ATP synthase subunit A, with product MSATESHGQMNTIEHLAAKDVFPLHAFGVDISITNQILVMWGAMFLIILFFFIASRKVKSIPHKVQNFAEIYLTVLWEPLEPSLGDKKWLPFFCAIFSLIFFCNLLGAIPGATPPTANINFTASLAFVVFLATHIVGVYKHGTQKYLLSLAPSGIPLPILIFLFPIEIVGQLVRPFSLAIRLFANLFAGHVVMLSIVGLIFVFKSYWIIPGSLFGNLIISLFEVFVAFIQAFIFTFLSAFYIGSALKTEH from the coding sequence ATGAGCGCGACAGAATCGCACGGGCAAATGAATACGATCGAACATTTGGCGGCAAAAGATGTCTTTCCTTTGCACGCATTTGGCGTCGATATTTCGATAACTAACCAGATACTGGTTATGTGGGGGGCGATGTTCCTAATAATTCTTTTTTTCTTTATCGCCAGCCGCAAAGTAAAAAGCATCCCGCACAAAGTCCAGAATTTCGCGGAAATATATTTAACGGTGTTGTGGGAACCGCTTGAGCCGTCACTCGGCGATAAAAAATGGCTCCCTTTTTTCTGTGCTATATTTTCTTTGATCTTTTTCTGTAATCTATTGGGGGCGATCCCCGGTGCCACGCCGCCAACCGCAAACATAAACTTTACCGCATCTTTAGCTTTTGTCGTATTTTTGGCGACGCATATCGTAGGCGTTTACAAGCATGGGACCCAAAAATATTTATTGTCCTTGGCGCCATCAGGCATTCCTCTTCCTATACTTATCTTTCTTTTTCCGATCGAGATCGTTGGCCAGCTTGTAAGGCCGTTCTCCCTTGCGATCAGGCTTTTTGCCAACCTTTTCGCGGGACATGTGGTAATGTTAAGCATTGTAGGGTTGATCTTTGTATTTAAGTCGTATTGGATCATCCCTGGGTCACTATTCGGGAATTTAATTATTTCTTTGTTTGAAGTATTCGTTGCTTTTATACAAGCATTTATTTTTACTTTTTTGTCGGCTTTTTATATCGGTTCAGCTCTTAAGACGGAACATTGA
- the atpE gene encoding F0F1 ATP synthase subunit C translates to MNFSYLSAAIAIGLAALGTGLGIGLLASKAMEAMGRQPEASNNIRISMIIAISFIEAIALYALVISLILVTK, encoded by the coding sequence ATGAATTTTTCATATCTAAGTGCGGCGATAGCGATCGGTCTTGCGGCTTTGGGAACAGGTCTTGGTATCGGACTTTTGGCGTCAAAAGCCATGGAAGCCATGGGGAGACAGCCTGAAGCATCGAACAATATAAGGATCAGCATGATCATCGCAATATCGTTCATCGAAGCAATTGCGCTTTACGCGTTGGTCATAAGCTTGATCCTAGTAACCAAGTAG
- the atpF gene encoding F0F1 ATP synthase subunit B yields the protein MLEFEPGLIIWTTVSFAILVALLYKLLLPPLLDIIEKREAQIRSSLEEAVKAQANAENMILEYKKKMDEAFKAADQIIEKSKGESQILLKEAEDRAKKEAQSIMDQARSEIEASKNKMLKEIKEVGADLIVQAASRVLGREVKKADNERMIMETIGEAKNI from the coding sequence ATGTTGGAATTTGAACCGGGTCTTATTATTTGGACGACGGTATCGTTCGCGATATTAGTCGCCCTGTTATACAAATTGCTCCTGCCTCCTTTGCTCGATATTATCGAAAAAAGGGAGGCGCAGATAAGATCTTCTTTGGAGGAAGCGGTGAAAGCGCAAGCCAATGCCGAAAACATGATCCTCGAGTATAAGAAGAAAATGGACGAGGCCTTCAAGGCTGCCGACCAGATAATCGAGAAGTCTAAAGGCGAGTCGCAGATCTTATTGAAAGAAGCCGAAGATAGGGCTAAAAAAGAAGCCCAATCGATCATGGACCAAGCACGGTCCGAGATCGAGGCTTCTAAAAATAAGATGCTCAAAGAGATAAAAGAAGTTGGCGCGGACCTTATAGTCCAGGCGGCGAGCCGCGTTCTTGGCCGTGAAGTCAAAAAGGCCGATAATGAAAGAATGATCATGGAGACAATTGGTGAAGCAAAGAACATTTGA
- the atpH gene encoding ATP synthase F1 subunit delta → MKQRTFEIDLEKLYEVAKKNNEQRLIEDDLYSFKKILDGNYGAKLLFEDISIDRENRKKFVGEIFKPKSKMFISFIDLLIENEEMDIFSSVSEKYTRFLAEKEDLDLAELILSENAAPAILGQIEKFVANKETGKRLDFKVRIDPSILGGYIVKKIDGTVIDASLKGRLDQLKRGIQK, encoded by the coding sequence GTGAAGCAAAGAACATTTGAGATAGATCTCGAAAAGCTATACGAAGTCGCGAAAAAAAACAATGAGCAAAGGTTGATCGAAGACGATCTTTATTCGTTCAAGAAAATTCTCGACGGCAATTACGGCGCGAAATTGCTGTTTGAAGATATCTCGATCGATCGGGAGAATAGGAAAAAATTTGTCGGCGAGATATTTAAGCCAAAGAGCAAAATGTTCATAAGTTTCATCGATCTACTGATAGAAAACGAAGAAATGGACATATTTTCAAGCGTATCAGAAAAATATACGAGATTTTTGGCGGAAAAAGAGGATTTGGATCTTGCCGAATTGATATTGTCCGAAAATGCAGCCCCTGCGATCTTAGGGCAAATAGAGAAATTTGTCGCAAATAAAGAAACAGGTAAGCGTTTGGATTTTAAAGTAAGAATAGACCCTTCAATTTTAGGAGGGTATATTGTTAAGAAAATAGACGGGACGGTCATCGACGCGAGCTTAAAAGGCCGGCTGGATCAATTAAAAAGAGGGATACAAAAATGA
- a CDS encoding F0F1 ATP synthase subunit alpha, translating to MNEKGNISDIIKKRIMDFESTVKVEQIGKVVESGDGIARIKGLPQALAGGMIEFPNDVFGLVLNLERDEIVAVILGAHTAVKEGSWAKVTGRVMQVPVGEELIGRVVNGVGVPVDGKGDIKTDKFRPIERLAPQVIERTPVVNPLQTGIKVVDALVPIGRGQRELIIGDRSTGKTTLLIDTILNQKTENVICIYVSIGQKTSSVLQIIEKLKQEGAMDYTIVVTAPASDPAALQYLAPFTGCAMAEEFMYNGKDVLVIYDDLTKHAQSYRMISILLRRPPGREAYPGDVFYLHSRLLERAAKLSDKLGGGSMTALPVIETQLGDVSAYIPTNVISITDGQIFLISDLFNAGIRPAVNAGVSVSRVGGAAQSKAMRKVAGTLRIDLAQYREKVQFSLFSEDIDKETKAQLLRGQVVTEVLKQGKHQPMHFVDQVLILFAAVNGFLDEIPIPKIKTFEKDFLNFMKHSYPQIIDDIKKSNDITKETNAKLKEAITKFKEGFNV from the coding sequence ATGAATGAAAAAGGGAATATTTCGGACATAATCAAAAAAAGGATAATGGATTTTGAATCCACCGTCAAAGTCGAGCAGATAGGGAAGGTCGTCGAATCCGGGGACGGGATCGCGCGCATCAAAGGTCTTCCGCAGGCTTTGGCCGGCGGTATGATCGAATTCCCGAATGATGTATTTGGGTTGGTACTTAACTTGGAGCGGGACGAAATAGTCGCGGTAATACTTGGCGCACACACGGCAGTTAAAGAAGGCTCTTGGGCTAAAGTTACGGGCCGCGTCATGCAAGTTCCGGTAGGTGAAGAACTGATCGGCCGTGTTGTTAACGGCGTTGGCGTTCCGGTCGACGGCAAGGGCGATATAAAAACAGATAAATTCCGACCGATCGAGCGATTGGCGCCTCAAGTCATCGAGAGAACTCCGGTTGTAAATCCTTTGCAGACAGGTATTAAAGTCGTTGACGCTTTGGTCCCCATTGGACGAGGCCAAAGGGAATTGATAATCGGCGACAGATCGACCGGCAAGACAACTCTTTTGATCGATACTATTTTAAATCAAAAAACCGAGAACGTTATTTGTATCTATGTATCGATCGGGCAGAAAACATCTTCTGTCTTGCAGATAATCGAAAAGTTGAAGCAAGAAGGAGCGATGGATTACACGATCGTAGTAACCGCTCCTGCATCCGATCCGGCAGCTCTTCAGTATCTAGCGCCATTCACCGGATGCGCTATGGCCGAAGAATTTATGTACAACGGAAAAGATGTTCTTGTGATCTATGATGATCTTACAAAACACGCGCAATCCTATCGAATGATCTCAATTCTTTTACGAAGGCCTCCCGGACGCGAAGCGTATCCCGGAGATGTTTTCTATCTCCATTCAAGATTGCTTGAGCGCGCGGCAAAACTATCCGACAAACTTGGCGGCGGATCAATGACGGCTCTTCCTGTTATCGAAACACAGCTTGGCGACGTATCGGCGTATATTCCGACAAACGTAATATCAATTACCGACGGCCAGATATTCTTGATATCCGACCTATTTAACGCGGGCATTCGTCCTGCAGTCAATGCCGGCGTATCAGTATCTCGCGTGGGCGGCGCCGCACAATCAAAAGCTATGAGAAAAGTAGCCGGAACTTTGAGGATCGATCTTGCCCAATATAGGGAAAAAGTCCAGTTCTCATTATTCTCCGAGGATATCGACAAAGAAACTAAAGCCCAGCTTCTTCGAGGACAGGTAGTGACGGAAGTTTTGAAGCAGGGAAAGCACCAGCCGATGCATTTCGTCGATCAAGTCCTTATATTGTTCGCGGCTGTTAATGGCTTTTTAGATGAAATTCCTATCCCTAAGATCAAAACATTCGAAAAAGACTTCTTGAACTTTATGAAACATTCATATCCTCAAATAATCGATGATATCAAGAAGTCAAACGATATCACAAAAGAGACAAACGCCAAATTGAAGGAAGCTATCACAAAATTCAAGGAAGGTTTTAATGTCTGA
- a CDS encoding F0F1 ATP synthase subunit gamma — translation MSDVLALKNRHKTIKSLDSVMSAIMLITAAKLHKAKIHHLHTASYAEAVKEMAEAVISGSETDKKSNEVLVIAIGTNKGFCGNFNDKIVNSLLSFKAQTTKNISLFILGKNLRKLSRKGFDVFSEDFDVIKNSSFENLAAAAKIILKWHEEKKGEVHIAYNEFVSILSQKPKIIKILPFRGSGEPSDQYVVEPSRDEIKDSLLNHYLISILCKCIVESELGELNARMVIVKGATDSAKDLISELSIRINKARQAMITSELTEITSSFESLKGGEE, via the coding sequence ATGTCTGACGTTTTAGCCCTAAAGAACAGGCATAAGACCATTAAGAGCTTGGATTCGGTCATGAGCGCGATCATGCTCATTACAGCGGCAAAGCTCCACAAAGCGAAGATCCACCATTTGCATACCGCAAGCTATGCGGAAGCCGTAAAAGAGATGGCCGAAGCCGTAATTTCAGGCAGTGAAACAGATAAAAAATCAAATGAAGTACTTGTTATTGCAATTGGGACCAATAAAGGGTTTTGCGGCAACTTTAACGACAAGATAGTCAATTCTCTTTTGTCTTTTAAGGCGCAGACTACGAAAAATATCTCGTTGTTCATTCTGGGAAAAAATCTCCGCAAACTATCCCGAAAAGGATTTGATGTTTTTTCCGAAGACTTTGATGTGATAAAAAATTCAAGCTTTGAGAATTTGGCGGCGGCCGCAAAAATCATTTTAAAATGGCATGAAGAAAAAAAAGGCGAAGTCCACATTGCATATAATGAATTCGTATCGATCCTTTCACAGAAGCCAAAAATAATAAAAATACTTCCGTTTAGGGGATCGGGGGAGCCGTCCGATCAATATGTTGTTGAGCCTAGCCGCGATGAAATAAAAGATTCTTTGCTTAACCATTATTTGATATCGATCCTATGCAAATGCATAGTCGAGTCGGAGCTTGGCGAACTTAATGCAAGGATGGTAATTGTTAAAGGCGCAACGGACAGCGCTAAAGACCTTATCTCCGAGCTAAGTATCAGGATAAATAAAGCAAGACAGGCAATGATCACATCGGAGCTCACGGAAATCACGAGCTCTTTTGAATCTCTAAAAGGGGGAGAAGAATAG
- the atpD gene encoding F0F1 ATP synthase subunit beta, with translation MANEGKIVQIIGPVLDVQFPPGKVPNIRSTLRTENPEVLSEVSMQLEGGIVRAVAFQSTDGLKRGAKVIDLERVVSVPVGNITLGRMFNVLGEPIDNGAPIENPNLAPIRRDPPPLEKIISRREIFETGIKVIDLLAPYSKGGKTGLFGGAGVGKTVIIMELIHNMAKQHQGISVFGGVGERTREGNDLYLEMKESGVLGSTALVFGQMCELPGARMIAGLSALTLAEYFRDKENKDVLFFVDNIFRFVQAGSEVSTLLGRLPSAVGYQPTLQAEIGRFEERIVSTVNGSITSVQAVYVPADDITDPAAAATFAHLDATTVLSRKIVEIGIYPAVDPLASTSRILDPDVIGDEHYKVALRTQEVLQRYKELEDIIAILGISELPEEDQLIVQRARKIQRFLSQPFSVAERFTGIPGKFVKIADTVKGFKEILEGKHDNLPEQAFYMVGTIEDVIEKAKTFKA, from the coding sequence ATGGCAAATGAAGGAAAGATAGTACAAATAATCGGACCGGTTTTGGATGTGCAGTTCCCTCCAGGCAAAGTCCCAAATATCAGATCGACCCTAAGAACGGAAAATCCTGAAGTATTATCGGAAGTTTCAATGCAGCTTGAAGGCGGAATAGTCCGTGCTGTCGCGTTCCAATCGACCGATGGATTAAAGCGCGGAGCGAAAGTAATAGATCTTGAGCGAGTAGTATCCGTTCCGGTCGGAAACATTACATTGGGCCGCATGTTCAATGTTTTGGGCGAGCCGATCGACAATGGCGCGCCGATCGAGAACCCGAATTTAGCCCCGATCAGGCGTGATCCTCCTCCTCTTGAAAAAATTATCTCTCGCCGGGAGATATTTGAGACGGGTATTAAAGTTATCGATCTTTTGGCTCCATATTCCAAAGGTGGAAAAACCGGGTTGTTTGGCGGCGCCGGGGTTGGAAAAACAGTTATCATCATGGAACTAATACACAACATGGCAAAACAGCACCAAGGTATTTCAGTATTCGGAGGTGTCGGTGAAAGGACTAGAGAGGGGAACGATCTTTATCTTGAAATGAAAGAATCAGGAGTTTTAGGAAGCACGGCGCTCGTGTTCGGCCAGATGTGTGAACTTCCGGGCGCTCGTATGATCGCGGGGCTTTCGGCCTTAACCCTTGCGGAATATTTCAGGGACAAAGAGAATAAGGATGTCCTTTTCTTTGTCGATAATATTTTCCGATTCGTTCAAGCAGGATCGGAAGTATCCACACTTTTGGGCCGTCTTCCATCGGCCGTAGGTTATCAGCCAACGCTTCAAGCGGAGATCGGACGCTTCGAAGAAAGAATAGTTTCAACAGTGAACGGGTCAATTACATCGGTCCAAGCGGTCTATGTTCCGGCGGACGATATTACAGATCCAGCGGCGGCCGCGACATTCGCGCATCTTGATGCAACAACGGTATTGTCCCGCAAGATCGTAGAAATTGGTATTTATCCGGCGGTTGATCCTCTAGCTTCAACTTCGAGAATTCTTGATCCTGATGTAATAGGCGATGAGCATTACAAAGTAGCATTGAGAACACAGGAAGTATTGCAGAGATATAAAGAGCTTGAAGATATTATAGCGATCCTTGGTATTTCAGAGCTTCCCGAAGAAGACCAGTTAATAGTCCAGCGCGCTCGTAAGATCCAGCGATTTTTATCTCAGCCGTTCTCTGTTGCCGAAAGGTTTACAGGGATTCCCGGGAAATTTGTAAAGATCGCGGATACTGTCAAAGGGTTTAAAGAAATACTTGAGGGTAAGCATGATAATTTACCTGAACAAGCTTTCTACATGGTTGGAACGATAGAAGATGTAATTGAAAAGGCAAAGACATTTAAAGCATGA
- a CDS encoding nucleotidyltransferase domain-containing protein — translation MLSQEKIKEIAETIKIKANPNKIYLFGSYALGKATNSSDLDILVIDDSNRDKKALALEISKSLFPRDFGLDLLVTSSKGLKAKSGLNFWREITIKSKKLYERN, via the coding sequence ATGTTAAGCCAAGAAAAAATCAAAGAAATAGCCGAAACAATTAAAATAAAAGCTAATCCAAATAAGATATATCTTTTTGGAAGTTATGCATTGGGCAAAGCCACCAATTCAAGCGATCTTGATATCCTTGTCATCGATGATTCAAATCGAGATAAAAAAGCTTTGGCCTTAGAGATCAGCAAATCCCTTTTCCCAAGGGATTTTGGCCTTGATCTACTGGTAACTTCATCAAAAGGATTAAAGGCAAAAAGCGGGCTGAATTTTTGGCGGGAAATAACCATTAAAAGCAAAAAACTTTATGAACGAAATTGA